From the genome of Gemmatimonas phototrophica, one region includes:
- the dnaA gene encoding chromosomal replication initiator protein DnaA — protein MSLSPAEIWDRLRQRARQVLPEQTYRTWLEPTDAIVVEGDTLMVGAPDQFSADWNESKHADLLATFAPVALGHPMKVRFKVNEERAGRVQMDMFVAPPPAPIVAPPTKQQSRISTPLNPLYTFDQFVIGKSNDVAAAAAQAAAQAPGKVYNPLFIYGETGLGKTHLMQGIAHEQLRRNPALRIAYVGTEQFTNEFISAIQTGQMGDFRRRFREIDLLLVDDVQFLKGKESTQEEFFHTFNAIYEAGRQIVLTSDRPPKEIPGLESRLISRFEWGMVANVDSPDLEHRIAILKKKASVDHLELTIPDEVIEFIAQHVKSSVRELEGSIIKLLAYASFKHREISVDLAREALRDKLRGANTSDFPDVPPTTITVATIQQVVAREWGVTPDGLRSKTRTKQLTTPRQVAMYLCRELLALQLVEIGNAFGGRDHSTVIHSLERVAEDMAGEAGFTERVLKVRGMLETLRTTGQLGT, from the coding sequence ATGTCGCTATCGCCTGCTGAAATCTGGGACCGCCTGCGCCAACGTGCGCGACAGGTGCTTCCTGAGCAGACGTACCGCACCTGGCTCGAGCCCACCGACGCCATCGTCGTCGAAGGCGACACCCTGATGGTCGGCGCCCCCGACCAGTTTTCGGCCGACTGGAACGAGTCCAAGCACGCCGATCTGCTCGCCACCTTCGCCCCGGTGGCCCTCGGCCACCCCATGAAGGTGCGCTTCAAGGTGAACGAGGAACGAGCCGGGCGGGTGCAGATGGACATGTTCGTGGCGCCACCGCCAGCACCAATTGTCGCGCCACCAACAAAGCAGCAATCGCGCATTTCTACGCCACTCAACCCGTTGTACACCTTTGACCAGTTTGTCATCGGCAAGTCCAACGACGTGGCCGCGGCCGCCGCTCAGGCCGCCGCCCAGGCTCCCGGCAAGGTCTACAACCCGCTCTTCATCTACGGAGAAACGGGGCTCGGCAAAACCCACCTCATGCAGGGAATCGCCCACGAACAGCTCCGCCGCAACCCGGCGCTGCGCATTGCGTACGTGGGGACCGAGCAGTTCACCAACGAGTTCATCAGCGCCATTCAGACCGGCCAGATGGGCGATTTCCGCCGCCGCTTTCGGGAAATCGACCTGCTGCTCGTGGACGACGTGCAGTTCCTCAAGGGGAAGGAATCCACCCAGGAGGAGTTCTTCCACACCTTCAACGCCATCTATGAGGCCGGGCGCCAGATCGTGCTCACCTCCGATCGGCCCCCCAAGGAAATCCCCGGACTCGAATCCCGGCTCATTTCCCGCTTCGAGTGGGGGATGGTCGCCAACGTCGATTCCCCCGATCTCGAGCACCGCATCGCCATCCTCAAGAAGAAGGCGAGCGTCGATCACCTCGAGCTCACCATCCCCGACGAAGTCATCGAGTTCATCGCCCAGCATGTGAAGTCGTCCGTGCGCGAGCTCGAAGGCTCCATCATCAAGCTGTTGGCGTACGCCTCCTTTAAGCACCGCGAGATCTCCGTCGATCTCGCCCGCGAAGCGCTGCGCGACAAGCTCCGGGGGGCCAACACGTCCGATTTCCCCGACGTCCCGCCCACCACCATCACCGTCGCCACCATTCAGCAGGTCGTGGCGCGCGAGTGGGGGGTCACCCCCGATGGGCTGCGCTCCAAGACCCGCACCAAACAGCTCACTACCCCGCGTCAGGTGGCCATGTACCTCTGTCGCGAGCTCCTGGCACTGCAGCTGGTGGAGATCGGCAACGCCTTCGGTGGGCGCGACCACTCCACGGTTATCCATTCCCTGGAGCGGGTGGCCGAAGATATGGCCGGCGAAGCCGGGTTTACCGAGCGTGTTTTGAAGGTTCGGGGCATGTTGGAAACTCTGCGGACAACCGGCCAGCTCGGCACCTGA